Proteins encoded in a region of the Labrus mixtus chromosome 19, fLabMix1.1, whole genome shotgun sequence genome:
- the zic4 gene encoding zinc finger protein ZIC 4 isoform X2, whose protein sequence is MSVDALGSPVMDPTFSKRNTALRLVDLAGAHHHHHHHHHTPQSVTGFPGFSSHPHSMAHSHPGEITAEPRLGPSPFGPEHMGHSAALKISPAHHYPHHHHHHHNHHMAGHSEVVSSQTGAFGPVQATSVPYSMSHTAQALSAGSYPGHYGHHPDAGNHTLFSGLHHDQPSSGSPGGQALNGQIRLGLPGEMYVRSDHLSQVASSRADPFSASPLHGYGGLNLNMNLSAHHHHHHHHGAGAFFRYMRQPIKQELICKWLEPDHAPKKLCSKTYSTMHELVTHVTVEHVGGPEQANHICFWEECPREGKPFKAKYKLVNHIRVHTGEKPFPCPFPGCGKVFARSENLKIHKRTHTGEKPFKCEFDGCDRRFANSSDRKKHSHVHTSDKPYNCKVRGCDKSYTHPSSLRKHMKVHCKSPPPSSGYESSTPSLVSPSSDLGREPGASSVLSEPAGASSQPANLSEWYVCHSSGASGAQTPPSGASTPDPADEPPYRNPEPRDAF, encoded by the exons ATGAGCGTGGATGCACTGGGAAGCCCCGTGATGGACCCTACGTTTTCCAAACGGAACACGGCGCTGAGATTAGTTGACTTGGCAGGGgctcaccaccatcaccatcatcaccaccataccCCTCAGAGCGTGACAGGCTTCCCGGGGTTCAGCAGCCATCCACACTCAATGGCTCACTCGCACCCTGGGGAGATTACTGCGGAACCCCGCCTGGGGCCGAGTCCATTCGGGCCAGAACACATGGGGCACTCCGCGGCCCTCAAAATCAGCCCAGCCCATCATTAtccccaccaccatcaccaccaccacaatcatcatatGGCAGGCCACAGTGAAGTGGTCTCCAGTCAAACGGGAGCTTTTGGCCCGGTTCAGGCGACATCCGTGCCCTATTCTATGTCTCACACGGCCCAGGCTCTATCCGCAG GTAGCTATCCCGGACACTATGGTCACCACCCTGACGCTGGGAACCATACCCTCTTCTCCGGACTCCACCACGACCAGCCTTCTAGCGGATCACCGGGTGGCCAAGCGTTGAATGGACAAATAAGGTTAGGACTACCTGGAGAAATGTACGTTAGGTCTGATCACTTGAGTCAAGTGGCAAGCTCCAGGGCTGATCCGTTTTCAGCCTCGCCGTTGCACGGCTACGGTGGACTGAATCTGAACATGAATCTGAGCgctcatcaccaccaccaccaccaccacggaGCCGGCGCGTTTTTCCGCTACATGAGGCAGCCGATAAAGCAAGAGCTCATCTGCAAGTGGCTGGAGCCGGACCACGCTCCGAAGAAACTCTGCTCCAAAACTTACAGCACCATGCACGAACTGGTAACGCATGTGACGGTGGAGCACGTCGGAGGACCCGAGCAGGCGAACCATATCTGTTTTTGGGAAGAGTGTCCGAGGGAAGGCAAACCATTTAAAGCCAAGTACAAACTTGTAAATCACATTCGAGTGCACACCGGGGAGAAACCGTTTCCGTGCCCGTTCCCTGGCTGTGGGAAAGTGTTCGCCAGATCCGAGAATCTAAAGATCCACAAAAGGACTCACACAG GTGAGAAGCCCTTCAAATGTGAGTTTGACGGCTGCGACAGACGCTTCGCCAACAGCAGCGACCGGAAGAAGCACTCCCACGTCCACACCAGCGACAAGCCCTACAACTGCAAAGTGCGAGGCTGCGATAAGTCCTACACGCACCCCAGCTCCCTGAGGAAACATATGAAGGTGCACTGCAAGTCCCCCCCGCCCAGCTCGGGCTACGAGTCCTCGACCCCGTCCCTGGTCTCCCCCTCCTCAGACTTGGGCCGAGAGCCAGGGGCCTCCTCGGTGCTGTCGGAGCCGGCGGGAGCCTCCTCCCAGCCCGCCAATTTAAGCGAGTGGTACGTGTGCCACAGTTCAGGTGCCAGCGGAGCCCAGACACCGCCCAGTGGGGCCTCCACACCAGACCCAGCAGATGAGCCACCGTACAGGAACCCGGAACCGAGGGACGCGTTTTAA
- the zic4 gene encoding zinc finger protein ZIC 4 isoform X1, whose product MSVDALGSPVMDPTFSKRNTALRLVDLAGAHHHHHHHHHTPQSVTGFPGFSSHPHSMAHSHPGEITAEPRLGPSPFGPEHMGHSAALKISPAHHYPHHHHHHHNHHMAGHSEVVSSQTGAFGPVQATSVPYSMSHTAQALSAGRDFLIRRDLTAQAMPVLTDQTAGSASHHGMFVSTTGSYPGHYGHHPDAGNHTLFSGLHHDQPSSGSPGGQALNGQIRLGLPGEMYVRSDHLSQVASSRADPFSASPLHGYGGLNLNMNLSAHHHHHHHHGAGAFFRYMRQPIKQELICKWLEPDHAPKKLCSKTYSTMHELVTHVTVEHVGGPEQANHICFWEECPREGKPFKAKYKLVNHIRVHTGEKPFPCPFPGCGKVFARSENLKIHKRTHTGEKPFKCEFDGCDRRFANSSDRKKHSHVHTSDKPYNCKVRGCDKSYTHPSSLRKHMKVHCKSPPPSSGYESSTPSLVSPSSDLGREPGASSVLSEPAGASSQPANLSEWYVCHSSGASGAQTPPSGASTPDPADEPPYRNPEPRDAF is encoded by the exons ATGAGCGTGGATGCACTGGGAAGCCCCGTGATGGACCCTACGTTTTCCAAACGGAACACGGCGCTGAGATTAGTTGACTTGGCAGGGgctcaccaccatcaccatcatcaccaccataccCCTCAGAGCGTGACAGGCTTCCCGGGGTTCAGCAGCCATCCACACTCAATGGCTCACTCGCACCCTGGGGAGATTACTGCGGAACCCCGCCTGGGGCCGAGTCCATTCGGGCCAGAACACATGGGGCACTCCGCGGCCCTCAAAATCAGCCCAGCCCATCATTAtccccaccaccatcaccaccaccacaatcatcatatGGCAGGCCACAGTGAAGTGGTCTCCAGTCAAACGGGAGCTTTTGGCCCGGTTCAGGCGACATCCGTGCCCTATTCTATGTCTCACACGGCCCAGGCTCTATCCGCAGGTAGGGATTTCCTCATCCGGAGAGATCTGACAGCTCAAGCCATGCCAGTGCTGACTGACCAGACTGCTGGTTCAGCCTCTCACCACGGAATGTTTGTCTCAACAACAGGTAGCTATCCCGGACACTATGGTCACCACCCTGACGCTGGGAACCATACCCTCTTCTCCGGACTCCACCACGACCAGCCTTCTAGCGGATCACCGGGTGGCCAAGCGTTGAATGGACAAATAAGGTTAGGACTACCTGGAGAAATGTACGTTAGGTCTGATCACTTGAGTCAAGTGGCAAGCTCCAGGGCTGATCCGTTTTCAGCCTCGCCGTTGCACGGCTACGGTGGACTGAATCTGAACATGAATCTGAGCgctcatcaccaccaccaccaccaccacggaGCCGGCGCGTTTTTCCGCTACATGAGGCAGCCGATAAAGCAAGAGCTCATCTGCAAGTGGCTGGAGCCGGACCACGCTCCGAAGAAACTCTGCTCCAAAACTTACAGCACCATGCACGAACTGGTAACGCATGTGACGGTGGAGCACGTCGGAGGACCCGAGCAGGCGAACCATATCTGTTTTTGGGAAGAGTGTCCGAGGGAAGGCAAACCATTTAAAGCCAAGTACAAACTTGTAAATCACATTCGAGTGCACACCGGGGAGAAACCGTTTCCGTGCCCGTTCCCTGGCTGTGGGAAAGTGTTCGCCAGATCCGAGAATCTAAAGATCCACAAAAGGACTCACACAG GTGAGAAGCCCTTCAAATGTGAGTTTGACGGCTGCGACAGACGCTTCGCCAACAGCAGCGACCGGAAGAAGCACTCCCACGTCCACACCAGCGACAAGCCCTACAACTGCAAAGTGCGAGGCTGCGATAAGTCCTACACGCACCCCAGCTCCCTGAGGAAACATATGAAGGTGCACTGCAAGTCCCCCCCGCCCAGCTCGGGCTACGAGTCCTCGACCCCGTCCCTGGTCTCCCCCTCCTCAGACTTGGGCCGAGAGCCAGGGGCCTCCTCGGTGCTGTCGGAGCCGGCGGGAGCCTCCTCCCAGCCCGCCAATTTAAGCGAGTGGTACGTGTGCCACAGTTCAGGTGCCAGCGGAGCCCAGACACCGCCCAGTGGGGCCTCCACACCAGACCCAGCAGATGAGCCACCGTACAGGAACCCGGAACCGAGGGACGCGTTTTAA
- the zic1 gene encoding zinc finger protein ZIC 1, protein MLLDAGPQYPTIGVTTFGSSRHHSTGEVTEREVALGINPFADGMGAFKINHSSHDIGSGQTAFSSQAPGYAAAALGHHHHPTHVGSYSTAAFNSTRDFLFRNRGFGDAAGAQHSLFASGSFAGPHGHSDAAGHLLFPGLHEQAASHASSNVVNSQMRLGFSGDMYGRADQYGHVTSPRSDHYASTQLHGYGPMNMNMAAHHGAGAFFRYMRQPIKQELICKWIEPEQLTNPKKSCNKTFSTMHELVTHLTVEHVGGPEQTNHICFWEDCAREGKPFKAKYKLVNHIRVHTGEKPFPCPFPGCGKVFARSENLKIHKRTHTGEKPFKCEFEGCDRRFANSSDRKKHMHVHTSDKPYLCKMCDKSYTHPSSLRKHMKVHESTNPGPQPSPAASSGYESSTPPTIVSPSTENQSSSSISPAASAVHHTSSHSTLTSNFNEWYV, encoded by the exons ATGCTCCTGGACGCAGGACCGCAGTATCCCACCATAGGAGTCACTACTTTCGGCTCCTCGCGGCATCACTCAACAGGCGAAGTCACGGAGAGAGAGGTGGCGTTGGGGATAAATCCGTTCGCGGATGGGATGGGCGCCTTCAAAATAAACCACAGCTCCCACGACATCGGCTCCGGACAAACGGCGTTTTCCTCCCAGGCACCCGGCTACGCGGCTGCCGCCCTGGGACACCACCACCACCCGACCCACGTTGGCTCTTACTCCACGGCGGCGTTCAACTCCACCAGGGACTTTCTCTTCAGAAATCGGGGTTTCGGGGACGCCGCCGGGGCGCAGCACAGTTTGTTCGCCTCCGGAAGTTTCGCAGGGCCACATGGACACTCGGATGCGGCGGGGCACCTGCTCTTCCCGGGGCTGCACGAGCAAGCGGCGAGCCATGCGTCTTCCAACGTGGTCAACAGCCAGATGCGGCTGGGCTTCTCGGGGGACATGTACGGACGGGCAGACCAGTACGGCCATGTTACGAGCCCCCGGTCCGACCACTACGCCTCGACCCAGCTGCACGGCTACGGccccatgaacatgaacatggcGGCACACCACGGAGCCGGGGCCTTCTTCCGATACATGAGGCAGCCCATCAAGCAAGAGCTCATCTGCAAGTGGATCGAGCCGGAGCAGCTGACGAACCCCAAAAAGTCGTGCAACAAAACTTTTAGCACGATGCACGAACTGGTGACCCATCTGACGGTGGAGCATGTGGGGGGGCCGGAGCAGACCAACCACATCTGCTTCTGGGAGGACTGCGCCCGAGAGGGGAAGCCGTTCAAAGCCAAATACAAACTTGTGAATCATATCAGGGTACACACCGGAGAGAAGCCGTTTCCGTGTCCGTTCCCCGGATGTGGCAAAGTGTTCGCTCGATCGGAAAATCTAAAAATTCACAAAAGGACTCACACCG GTGAGAAGCCGTTTAAGTGTGAGTTTGAAGGCTGCGACAGGAGGTTTGCAAACAGCAGCGACCGCAAGAAACACATGCACGTGCACACGTCGGACAAGCCCTATCTGTGCAAAATGTGCGACAAGTCGTACACACACCCCAGCTCCCTGCGAAAACACATGAAg GTCCACGAGTCCACCAACCCGGGCCCGCAGCCGTCTCCAGCGGCCAGTTCAGGGTATGAGTCGTCCACACCCCCCACCATAGTGTCCCCGTCCACAGAGAACCAGAGCAGCAGCTCCATATCACCAGCAGCCTCAGCAGTGCACCACACGAGCAGCCACAGCACGCTGACGTCAAATTTCAATGAATGGTACGtgtaa